A genomic window from Slackia heliotrinireducens DSM 20476 includes:
- a CDS encoding energy-coupling factor transporter transmembrane component T family protein, protein MEFNLYGDDSKALVRIDPRTKMFVFLISSILSIHTYSSMATLIMYDTALCILLAVCGKKGTALKAFAAFAVAAYLRICIAAQPGGFGVATTVCQALVTFFLFAFPVLISLVLIIQTTRISQFLAAFQAMHLPAGAIIPVAVMLRFIPTVQDEWSGIRKAMAFRGIDLDFASVARHPMQSIEYLLVPLLISSVSVMEELAAAALARGLEAEHTRTSYEEVRLSAADYVVLVVFGIMAAIILFVVFSGVSIL, encoded by the coding sequence GTGGAATTCAACCTGTACGGAGATGACTCGAAAGCGCTGGTCAGGATTGACCCGCGAACCAAGATGTTCGTCTTTTTGATCAGCAGCATCCTGAGCATCCACACCTACAGCAGCATGGCCACGCTGATCATGTACGACACGGCGCTGTGCATCCTTTTGGCGGTCTGCGGCAAGAAGGGCACGGCCCTGAAAGCGTTTGCCGCCTTCGCGGTGGCCGCCTACCTGCGGATATGCATCGCCGCGCAGCCCGGCGGCTTCGGCGTGGCCACCACCGTCTGCCAGGCGCTGGTCACTTTTTTCCTGTTCGCCTTCCCGGTGCTCATCTCGCTCGTCCTGATCATCCAAACTACGCGCATCAGCCAGTTTCTGGCGGCGTTCCAGGCCATGCACCTGCCCGCGGGCGCCATCATTCCCGTGGCGGTCATGCTCCGCTTCATCCCCACCGTTCAGGACGAATGGAGCGGCATCCGCAAGGCCATGGCGTTTCGCGGCATCGACCTGGACTTCGCCAGCGTGGCGCGCCACCCCATGCAGTCCATCGAGTACCTGCTGGTGCCGCTGCTGATCAGCAGCGTATCGGTTATGGAGGAGCTCGCGGCCGCGGCCCTGGCACGCGGGCTGGAAGCGGAGCACACACGCACCTCCTACGAGGAAGTGCGCCTGAGCGCGGCCGATTACGTCGTGCTCGTCGTGTTCGGCATCATGGCCGCGATCATCCTCTTCGTCGTGTTCTCGGGGGTGAGCATCCTATGA
- a CDS encoding energy-coupling factor transporter ATPase has translation MILFDNASFHYGGETGTGEGVDDINLRIAPGECVLFCGKSGCGKTTLTRMINGLAPNFYEGQMEGAVYVDDICVTTGELSDTAAIVGSVFQNPKSQFFNVDTTGELAFGCENQAMPRDEIHARVAKARDDLKLNALMDRNIFDLSGGEKQQIACGSVYAATPKVYVLDEPSSNLDRKAIRRLHDMLARVKAQGSTIVLSEHRIYYLMDLVDRFIYLDDGRIAAEYTAADLQAMSDDQLRDLGLRCTSLQTLHRGRNAHRHLPGEATRKPSVEALDLSCNRGGTQILDIDRFALPEGSVVALIGDNGCGKSTLSEVLCGLIASSGSVALDGTYLTDKARNRASFLVMQDVNRQLFSDNVLDEVLLNSTASREEALAVLDKLELAECADRHPASLSGGQKQRVAIASAMCAGKEILFYDEPTSGLDRNGMERFAALLDDAREHVKAQVIVTHDPELIMRACTHVMHMDNGRVTGVYPLDGDGARRVRYYFTSEASDSTSRKRERVSMIGKILSYTGDQKRNVIKAAVMMTAGAVFSVLPYLIVYHLVTQAIAGEAVTLEGSLALLAGILACLVLNAVLYVGGLQVSHRAAYKTLENLRCSLQEKLEAQPLGNIADMGTGAAKKLFVDDIESIELLLAHMIPEGIANLAVPAAVLLLMAAIDWRLCLLTVVMVAFGMSATSQMQKTGADRMGSYFASTKRLNNTIIEYVNGMEVVRVFNRSHEHLRKFEQAVHGYRDFALAWYKVCWPWMAVYGSIFFTCTLYTLPFGALLVITEKLTLASYVLVLCMSFGIGPLLTHVMTYASAIPQVNYKIQALEKSLDRLPLKTGERDFAGIGHTVEFDNVHFGYGNDEVLKGVSFTAREGAMTAIVGPSGSGKSTTAKLVAHYYDIESGAIRIGGQDIRDMSLKSLNDQVSYVSQELFLFNKSILENIRIGRPDASDEEVLAAAKAALCDEFVRELPQGYHTNAGAAGGKLSGGQRQRIAFARAMLKDAPIIVLDEATAFIDPENAEKMNEAVARLVRNKTVVVIAHRLSSIVNADKILVFDDGQVTGEGTHAELLESCPTYRSLWNASEQVGTWTLKESDAAGSEVAAC, from the coding sequence ATGATCCTGTTCGATAACGCAAGCTTCCATTACGGCGGCGAAACCGGCACCGGCGAAGGCGTCGACGACATCAACCTGCGCATTGCGCCTGGCGAATGCGTCCTGTTCTGCGGCAAGAGCGGCTGCGGCAAAACCACGCTGACCCGCATGATCAACGGACTGGCCCCCAACTTCTACGAGGGCCAGATGGAAGGCGCCGTGTACGTGGACGACATCTGCGTGACCACCGGCGAGCTGTCCGACACGGCCGCCATTGTGGGCAGCGTGTTCCAGAACCCGAAAAGCCAGTTCTTCAACGTGGACACCACCGGCGAGCTGGCCTTCGGCTGCGAAAACCAGGCCATGCCGCGGGATGAGATTCATGCCCGCGTGGCCAAGGCCCGCGACGATTTGAAGCTGAACGCCCTGATGGACCGCAACATTTTCGACCTGTCCGGCGGCGAGAAGCAGCAGATCGCCTGCGGCTCGGTGTATGCGGCCACGCCGAAGGTGTACGTGCTCGATGAGCCCTCCAGCAACCTGGACCGCAAGGCCATCCGGCGCCTGCACGACATGCTGGCCCGGGTGAAGGCCCAGGGCTCGACCATCGTTCTGTCCGAGCACCGCATCTATTATCTGATGGATTTGGTGGACCGCTTCATCTATCTGGACGACGGCCGCATAGCAGCGGAATACACCGCTGCCGACCTGCAGGCCATGTCCGACGACCAGCTGCGTGACCTGGGCCTGCGCTGCACCAGCCTGCAGACCCTGCACCGCGGCCGGAACGCGCACCGCCATCTGCCGGGCGAAGCGACGCGCAAGCCCAGCGTGGAGGCGTTGGACCTGTCCTGCAACCGCGGCGGCACGCAGATTCTGGACATCGACCGCTTCGCCCTGCCCGAAGGCAGCGTGGTGGCGCTCATCGGCGACAACGGCTGCGGCAAATCCACGCTGTCCGAGGTGCTGTGCGGGCTGATCGCTTCCAGCGGCAGCGTTGCCCTGGACGGCACGTACCTGACCGACAAGGCCCGCAACCGCGCAAGCTTTCTGGTCATGCAGGACGTGAACCGGCAGCTGTTTTCGGACAACGTGCTGGACGAGGTCCTGCTGAACTCAACCGCCAGCCGCGAAGAGGCTTTGGCCGTGCTGGACAAGCTTGAACTGGCCGAATGCGCCGACCGCCACCCCGCTTCGCTTTCCGGCGGACAGAAGCAGCGCGTGGCCATCGCCAGCGCCATGTGCGCCGGCAAGGAGATTCTGTTCTACGACGAGCCCACGAGCGGCTTGGACCGCAACGGCATGGAGCGGTTCGCCGCCCTGCTGGACGACGCCCGCGAACACGTGAAAGCCCAGGTCATCGTCACGCACGACCCCGAGCTTATCATGCGGGCGTGCACCCACGTCATGCACATGGACAACGGCCGGGTAACCGGGGTGTACCCGCTGGATGGCGACGGCGCCCGCCGCGTGCGGTACTACTTCACGTCGGAGGCCAGCGACTCCACCAGCCGCAAGCGCGAACGCGTCAGCATGATCGGCAAAATCCTCAGCTACACGGGCGATCAGAAGCGCAACGTCATCAAGGCGGCCGTCATGATGACCGCGGGAGCCGTGTTCTCCGTCCTTCCCTATCTTATCGTGTATCACCTGGTCACACAGGCAATCGCCGGCGAAGCCGTCACGCTGGAAGGGTCGCTTGCGCTGCTGGCGGGCATTCTGGCCTGCCTGGTGCTGAACGCGGTGCTGTACGTGGGCGGCCTGCAGGTTTCGCATCGGGCGGCGTACAAGACACTTGAGAACCTGCGCTGCTCGCTGCAGGAAAAGCTCGAGGCGCAGCCCTTGGGCAACATCGCCGACATGGGCACGGGCGCGGCGAAAAAGCTGTTCGTGGACGACATCGAATCCATCGAGCTGCTGCTGGCCCACATGATTCCCGAAGGAATAGCGAACCTGGCCGTGCCGGCGGCGGTGCTGCTGCTCATGGCGGCCATCGATTGGCGGTTGTGCCTGCTCACCGTGGTAATGGTGGCCTTCGGAATGAGCGCCACAAGCCAGATGCAAAAAACGGGTGCCGACCGCATGGGCAGCTACTTCGCCTCGACGAAACGCCTGAACAACACCATCATCGAGTACGTGAACGGCATGGAGGTCGTCCGCGTGTTCAACCGCTCCCATGAGCACCTGCGCAAGTTCGAGCAGGCGGTGCACGGCTACCGCGATTTCGCGCTGGCCTGGTACAAGGTGTGCTGGCCCTGGATGGCCGTGTACGGCAGCATCTTCTTCACGTGCACCCTGTACACGCTGCCTTTCGGCGCGCTGCTGGTCATTACGGAGAAGCTGACCTTGGCAAGCTACGTGCTGGTGCTGTGCATGAGCTTCGGCATTGGGCCGCTGCTCACCCACGTCATGACGTACGCTAGCGCAATTCCCCAGGTCAACTACAAGATTCAGGCGCTGGAGAAATCCCTTGACCGTCTGCCTTTAAAGACCGGCGAGCGTGACTTCGCAGGCATAGGGCACACCGTCGAGTTCGACAACGTGCATTTCGGATACGGCAACGACGAGGTGCTCAAGGGAGTGTCGTTCACGGCGCGGGAGGGCGCCATGACGGCCATCGTAGGACCCAGCGGCAGCGGCAAAAGCACGACGGCCAAGCTGGTGGCGCACTACTACGACATCGAGAGCGGCGCCATCCGCATCGGCGGCCAGGACATTCGCGATATGAGTCTGAAATCCCTCAACGACCAGGTGTCTTACGTGTCGCAGGAGCTGTTCCTGTTCAACAAGAGCATCCTGGAGAACATCCGCATCGGCCGGCCCGACGCCTCCGACGAGGAGGTGCTGGCCGCAGCGAAGGCTGCGCTGTGCGACGAATTCGTGCGCGAGCTGCCGCAGGGCTACCACACCAATGCCGGCGCGGCGGGCGGCAAGCTTTCCGGCGGACAGCGCCAACGCATCGCCTTCGCCCGCGCCATGCTGAAGGACGCCCCGATCATCGTGTTGGACGAGGCCACGGCGTTTATCGACCCGGAGAACGCCGAGAAGATGAACGAGGCCGTGGCGCGGCTGGTCCGCAACAAGACCGTGGTAGTCATCGCGCACCGGCTGAGCTCCATCGTGAACGCGGACAAGATCCTGGTGTTCGACGACGGCCAGGTCACAGGCGAAGGCACCCATGCCGAGCTGCTTGAATCCTGCCCCACGTACCGTTCGCTCTGGAACGCATCCGAGCAGGTGGGCACCTGGACCTTGAAAGAATCCGACGCGGCGGGAAGCGAGGTGGCGGCATGCTAG
- a CDS encoding MptD family putative ECF transporter S component produces the protein MARKEIAAQPQSDKKLRTRDLIYAGAFGAIYLVVMLAIVMASGMVPVLYLVAPLTVGVVCGTIYEMCVLKVHKFGAALILGVLFALVTCSSNIIGAILAVAAALLAELIIYLGKYKSKKHYLASFVAFNINMACPYTMLLLAYDDFMVRAVEWYGQDYADGLAAVTFDGVWFLILGFAILGGIIGAAVASKLIAKHFEKARIL, from the coding sequence ATGGCAAGAAAAGAAATCGCAGCCCAGCCGCAGAGCGACAAGAAACTGCGCACGAGGGACCTCATCTATGCAGGTGCGTTCGGCGCAATCTATCTGGTGGTCATGCTCGCCATCGTTATGGCCTCGGGCATGGTCCCCGTCCTCTACCTTGTGGCCCCGCTCACGGTGGGCGTTGTGTGCGGCACCATCTACGAGATGTGCGTACTCAAGGTCCACAAGTTCGGCGCGGCCCTCATCCTGGGCGTGCTGTTCGCGTTGGTGACCTGCAGCTCCAACATCATCGGCGCCATTTTGGCCGTCGCGGCGGCCCTGCTGGCAGAACTCATCATCTACCTGGGCAAATACAAGTCCAAGAAGCATTATTTGGCATCGTTCGTGGCATTCAACATCAACATGGCATGCCCTTACACCATGCTTTTGCTGGCCTATGACGACTTCATGGTCCGCGCCGTCGAGTGGTACGGACAGGATTACGCGGACGGCCTGGCTGCGGTCACCTTCGACGGCGTCTGGTTCCTCATCCTGGGCTTCGCCATCCTGGGCGGCATCATCGGCGCGGCGGTAGCCAGCAAGCTGATCGCCAAGCATTTCGAGAAGGCGAGGATCCTGTAA
- a CDS encoding TetR/AcrR family transcriptional regulator produces MKNGKQNIRAALLESGKKEFLEHGFDKASLRTICQNAGVTTGAFYSHFEKKEDLFSALVEDDLRLYNQMYDGLMDRIIDQKSTQLDSEALLMSFIMDHRDLFKLLFDCAQGTKYENFKADLLVKFNDTYQDFFDAYNPGAVDPAVTNTILRMKFEQYCAMIYSDYSRDEVMRITRRIRDFTRAGFEALLNTSFEGPG; encoded by the coding sequence ATGAAGAACGGAAAACAGAACATACGCGCGGCGCTGCTGGAAAGCGGCAAGAAGGAGTTTCTCGAACACGGCTTCGACAAAGCTTCGCTGCGCACCATCTGCCAAAACGCCGGCGTGACCACTGGGGCCTTCTACTCCCATTTCGAAAAGAAGGAAGACCTGTTCTCGGCCTTGGTCGAAGACGATTTGCGGCTGTACAACCAGATGTACGACGGGCTTATGGACCGGATCATCGATCAGAAATCGACGCAACTCGACAGCGAAGCCCTGCTCATGTCCTTCATCATGGACCACCGCGACCTGTTCAAGCTGCTGTTCGACTGCGCCCAAGGCACCAAGTACGAAAACTTCAAGGCCGACCTCCTGGTCAAGTTCAACGACACTTACCAGGACTTTTTCGACGCCTACAACCCTGGCGCGGTGGACCCCGCCGTCACGAACACCATCCTGCGCATGAAATTCGAGCAGTACTGCGCCATGATCTATAGCGATTACAGCCGCGACGAAGTGATGCGCATAACACGACGAATACGAGACTTCACCCGAGCAGGGTTTGAAGCACTCCTCAACACGTCTTTCGAAGGCCCGGGATAA
- a CDS encoding ABC transporter ATP-binding protein, giving the protein MLALVRQIMRFCGPYAKRIRLAWVFSFLRALCANAPLVVAVVLVNLIVEGDCTVATCLIAAATMVALLVLQSVFQHSADRLQSTAGYELFADKRLELAEHLRRLPMGYFSAGNMGKISSILSADMVYIEEHSMTILADVASNVFAQVIISVFLFVMHPLIGAVALATELVAVAAAQPMNRESVRNSVKRQQAIETLTGSLLEYIEGLRIIKSFNRTGEGAADLRAGFAQMTRANLDFEEEHAPWERRLQIIYACGITALVSASVWLFGTGSVSLGSFIGILIFAFSVFAPIKALYQLDSQITLMQACLDRLQSVFDEKVIADEGTAALVNAADAQATGVPEIEFDQVSFAYDDTEVLHEVSFAANRGQTVALVGQSGSGKTTVASLLTRFWDVADGSVRVRGADVRDLPMETLMGSLSMVFQHVYLFEDTVRNNIAMSRQDATDEEIREAARKARCLDFVEKLPYGFDTIIGEGGASLSGGEAQRISIARCILKDSPIIVLDEATANIDADNESAIQQAMTELCRDKTAIVIAHRLNTVMNADKIVVLDAGRVAETGTPAELVAANGLFARMVATADTTGVWSDSVEKGGSRE; this is encoded by the coding sequence ATGCTAGCGCTCGTTCGTCAAATCATGCGCTTCTGCGGGCCCTACGCGAAACGCATCCGTCTGGCCTGGGTGTTCTCGTTTTTGCGGGCCCTGTGCGCCAATGCGCCCCTGGTGGTGGCGGTGGTGTTGGTGAACCTCATCGTCGAAGGCGACTGCACCGTGGCCACCTGCCTTATTGCGGCGGCAACCATGGTGGCGCTGCTGGTGCTGCAATCCGTATTCCAGCACTCTGCGGACCGCCTGCAATCCACCGCCGGCTACGAGCTATTCGCCGACAAGCGCCTTGAGCTGGCCGAACACCTGCGCCGACTGCCCATGGGCTATTTCAGCGCGGGCAACATGGGGAAGATCAGCTCGATCCTTTCGGCGGACATGGTCTACATCGAAGAGCACTCCATGACGATTCTCGCCGATGTGGCCAGCAACGTGTTTGCCCAGGTCATCATCTCCGTGTTCCTGTTCGTGATGCACCCGCTCATCGGCGCTGTGGCGCTGGCTACCGAGCTTGTTGCCGTGGCGGCGGCGCAGCCCATGAACCGCGAGTCCGTGCGCAATTCCGTCAAGCGCCAGCAGGCTATCGAGACCCTGACGGGTTCGCTGCTCGAATACATCGAGGGCCTGCGCATCATCAAGAGCTTCAACCGCACCGGCGAAGGCGCGGCCGACCTGCGCGCCGGCTTCGCCCAGATGACGAGGGCGAACCTCGACTTCGAAGAGGAGCACGCCCCGTGGGAGCGTAGGCTGCAGATCATCTACGCCTGCGGCATAACCGCCCTGGTGTCGGCGTCGGTGTGGCTGTTCGGAACCGGCAGCGTGAGCCTGGGGTCGTTCATCGGCATCCTCATTTTCGCGTTCAGCGTGTTCGCGCCCATCAAGGCGCTATACCAGCTGGATTCCCAGATCACGCTCATGCAGGCCTGCCTGGACCGCCTGCAGTCGGTGTTCGACGAGAAGGTCATCGCCGACGAGGGCACGGCAGCGCTCGTAAACGCCGCGGACGCCCAGGCAACAGGCGTTCCGGAAATCGAATTCGACCAGGTCAGCTTCGCCTACGACGATACCGAGGTGCTGCACGAGGTGTCGTTCGCCGCCAATCGCGGCCAGACCGTGGCGCTGGTGGGTCAAAGCGGATCGGGCAAAACCACGGTGGCAAGCCTGCTGACGCGCTTCTGGGATGTGGCCGACGGCTCGGTGCGGGTTCGCGGCGCCGACGTGCGCGACCTACCCATGGAAACGCTGATGGGCAGCCTGAGCATGGTATTCCAGCACGTGTATCTGTTCGAGGATACGGTGCGCAACAACATCGCTATGAGCAGGCAAGACGCCACGGACGAGGAGATTCGGGAGGCGGCTCGCAAGGCACGCTGCCTGGATTTCGTGGAGAAGCTGCCTTACGGCTTCGACACCATCATCGGCGAGGGCGGTGCCAGCCTGTCCGGCGGCGAGGCGCAGCGGATTTCCATCGCGCGGTGCATTCTGAAGGATTCGCCCATCATCGTGTTGGACGAGGCCACGGCAAACATCGACGCGGACAACGAAAGCGCCATCCAGCAGGCCATGACCGAGCTCTGCCGCGACAAGACCGCCATTGTGATCGCCCATCGGCTGAACACGGTGATGAACGCCGACAAGATTGTGGTGCTGGATGCGGGCCGCGTGGCCGAAACGGGCACGCCCGCCGAGCTGGTTGCAGCAAACGGCCTGTTCGCACGCATGGTTGCAACGGCCGACACCACCGGCGTCTGGAGCGATTCCGTCGAGAAGGGAGGCTCCCGTGAGTGA